Proteins encoded by one window of Silvibacterium dinghuense:
- a CDS encoding SGNH/GDSL hydrolase family protein translates to MLLIAAGALGTPLLSLAQTPVSIPEEIEWTWEVRPAHVDAHLPNVLLLGDSISRNYFPEVTKQLTGLANVYLMASSICVGDPRLPKQIAEFAKLEGVRFRVVHFNNGMHGWSYTEAQYEAGFPSFVKAVRGLAGRDGALIWASTTPVRSDADTGATNPRVDARNAIALAMVKAKRIAVDDQHALMLDHQDLHEDPVHFNPKGADIQGDQAAAMIRSALGKVAH, encoded by the coding sequence GTGCTCCTGATTGCAGCTGGCGCGCTTGGCACACCGCTGTTATCCCTTGCACAGACACCGGTGTCGATCCCTGAAGAGATTGAATGGACATGGGAGGTGCGGCCAGCGCATGTCGATGCGCATTTACCGAATGTGCTGCTCCTGGGTGACTCAATCTCGCGAAATTATTTCCCAGAGGTGACGAAGCAACTGACGGGCCTGGCAAATGTTTATTTGATGGCATCGTCGATCTGTGTGGGAGACCCGCGTTTGCCGAAACAGATTGCGGAGTTCGCAAAGCTGGAAGGAGTGCGCTTTCGGGTGGTCCACTTTAACAACGGGATGCACGGGTGGAGTTATACGGAAGCTCAGTACGAAGCAGGTTTTCCTTCATTTGTGAAAGCGGTGCGAGGACTTGCAGGCAGGGATGGTGCGCTTATCTGGGCCTCGACGACGCCAGTGCGCTCCGATGCCGATACAGGTGCAACCAATCCACGTGTAGATGCCCGGAATGCGATTGCTCTGGCGATGGTAAAGGCGAAGAGGATTGCAGTAGACGACCAGCATGCTCTGATGCTGGATCACCAGGATCTGCACGAGGATCCAGTTCACTTTAACCCGAAAGGGGCGGACATTCAGGGTGACCAGGCTGCCGCAATGATTCGCTCTGCATTGGGAAAGGTAGCCCATTAA
- a CDS encoding glycosyl hydrolase family 95 catalytic domain-containing protein: MALSVSRREFLQGAAALGVMTKLPSSLHGEQTQTGDVLWYSRPADTWLEAIPLGNGRLGAMVFGGMQRERIALSESTAWSGAAATGDVNPGAREHLEEIRRLLFAEKYDEAQVLSSKYLVGSMKNFGTNLPLPELLLEFESGAEVTEYQRSLRLNEAIAQVRWMAHGDRYEREAFASHADGVLIMRVSCNRKKRIGFRMHFGEGVLPGEVHAADGALRFTGHAWETLHSSGRDGVAVQIEARVLNDGGMVTAQANSLEVQGADEVTLLVAIGTSYGGANAGQMCRKILDASTVKSYSQLRKAHVSDYQPLYRRMAIDLGESTSAMRTMPIDQRRKAVEDGADDPELLALFFQYGRYLTIAGSREDSPLPLALQGIWNDGLASSMGWTDDFHLDINTEQNYWPAEVCNLSECQMPLFRLIDGMREHGHETAQGMYGAPGWVAHTVTNPWGYTAPGGTGWGIFVTAGVWISLQLWQHWSFGGDIVFLRTRAYPVLRDAAEFFLGYMVTEPKHGWLVTGPSESPENWYLTPTGGRASVSMGPTCDRVLIDALFRICIEASETLGVDEALRERLMSARRKLPPFQVGRHGQLQEWLEDFEEAYPNHRHTSHLIALYPENEISPRKTPELARAAEVTIERRIHAPHWEQSEWGRANLVVYYARLLKGDEARKYLIELISKSSASNLLTFSSGGVAGAEQDIFAIDGNTAGAAGIAEMLLQSQGGEIELLPALPVAWAKGSIRGLCARGSFVVDLAWERGQLREAMLFSQRGGKTQIRYGERVLSVEIAPGETRRMLARDFRA; this comes from the coding sequence TTGGCATTGTCCGTATCAAGGCGTGAATTTCTTCAGGGTGCCGCAGCGTTGGGGGTGATGACGAAGTTGCCTTCCTCATTGCATGGGGAGCAGACGCAAACAGGTGACGTGCTGTGGTATAGCAGGCCGGCAGATACGTGGTTGGAGGCGATTCCGCTGGGCAATGGACGGCTCGGTGCGATGGTTTTTGGCGGTATGCAGCGGGAGCGGATTGCACTCTCTGAATCAACCGCGTGGTCGGGAGCCGCAGCAACAGGGGATGTGAACCCGGGCGCGCGCGAGCACCTCGAGGAGATCCGGCGGCTGCTTTTTGCGGAAAAATACGATGAAGCGCAGGTGCTCAGCTCGAAGTATCTGGTCGGCAGTATGAAGAACTTCGGCACGAATCTTCCACTACCAGAGTTGCTGTTGGAGTTTGAGAGCGGCGCCGAAGTGACTGAGTATCAGCGATCGCTGCGTTTGAACGAAGCCATCGCACAGGTGCGATGGATGGCGCACGGAGATCGCTATGAGCGGGAAGCCTTTGCATCCCATGCTGATGGCGTGCTGATAATGCGGGTGAGTTGTAACAGGAAAAAGCGGATCGGGTTCCGCATGCATTTTGGCGAGGGCGTATTGCCTGGTGAGGTGCATGCTGCGGATGGTGCGCTACGGTTCACTGGGCATGCGTGGGAGACGTTGCATAGTAGTGGTCGTGATGGTGTGGCAGTGCAGATTGAAGCACGAGTGTTGAATGACGGTGGCATGGTGACAGCACAGGCGAATAGCCTAGAAGTGCAAGGTGCCGATGAGGTGACGCTGCTTGTGGCAATCGGTACGAGTTATGGTGGTGCAAACGCTGGCCAGATGTGCCGCAAGATACTGGATGCGTCCACAGTCAAGAGCTATTCGCAACTGCGAAAGGCTCATGTATCCGACTATCAGCCGCTTTACCGGCGCATGGCCATCGATCTTGGCGAAAGTACATCGGCAATGCGCACCATGCCAATCGATCAGCGGAGGAAGGCAGTCGAGGATGGCGCGGATGATCCGGAGCTCCTGGCGCTATTCTTTCAGTACGGGCGCTATCTCACCATTGCTGGTTCGCGCGAAGACTCGCCGTTGCCACTGGCTCTGCAAGGTATCTGGAATGATGGGTTGGCGAGCAGCATGGGCTGGACAGATGACTTCCATCTGGACATCAATACCGAACAAAATTATTGGCCGGCCGAAGTATGCAATCTCTCCGAATGCCAGATGCCGCTGTTTCGTTTGATTGATGGGATGCGGGAGCATGGACATGAAACGGCGCAGGGCATGTATGGGGCTCCAGGATGGGTAGCTCACACGGTTACCAATCCATGGGGATATACAGCGCCGGGAGGCACAGGGTGGGGCATATTCGTAACTGCTGGCGTATGGATATCACTACAGCTCTGGCAGCATTGGAGCTTTGGCGGAGATATCGTATTTCTGCGCACGCGGGCGTATCCGGTGCTGCGCGATGCCGCGGAGTTTTTTCTCGGTTATATGGTCACAGAGCCGAAGCATGGATGGCTGGTGACCGGGCCATCCGAATCGCCTGAGAACTGGTACCTGACACCGACGGGTGGGAGGGCCAGTGTCTCCATGGGGCCAACTTGTGATCGGGTGCTGATCGATGCGCTCTTTCGCATATGCATAGAAGCGAGTGAAACGCTAGGAGTGGATGAAGCGCTACGTGAACGACTCATGTCTGCCAGACGGAAGCTGCCGCCATTTCAAGTTGGACGGCATGGGCAGTTGCAGGAATGGCTGGAGGATTTTGAAGAAGCGTATCCGAATCATCGCCACACGTCACACCTCATTGCACTCTATCCGGAGAACGAGATTTCACCTCGCAAGACGCCAGAATTGGCTCGTGCAGCGGAGGTGACGATAGAACGTCGTATCCATGCGCCACACTGGGAGCAGAGCGAGTGGGGGCGAGCCAATCTGGTGGTCTACTACGCGCGGCTGCTGAAAGGTGATGAGGCACGGAAGTATCTGATTGAGCTGATATCGAAGTCCTCTGCATCGAATCTGCTGACCTTTTCAAGCGGTGGCGTTGCCGGTGCGGAGCAGGACATCTTTGCCATCGATGGAAATACAGCAGGGGCAGCAGGTATTGCGGAGATGCTGCTGCAATCGCAAGGAGGAGAGATCGAACTATTGCCCGCGTTGCCCGTGGCCTGGGCGAAAGGATCAATCCGTGGATTGTGTGCGCGGGGTAGCTTTGTGGTGGATCTTGCATGGGAACGCGGGCAGCTGAGGGAGGCAATGCTGTTTAGCCAGCGCGGCGGCAAGACACAGATCCGCTACGGGGAACGAGTACTGAGCGTAGAGATTGCTCCCGGCGAGACGCGGCGTATGCTGGCAAGGGATTTTCGAGCATGA
- a CDS encoding alpha-galactosidase D, which yields MSVRGFLRSRVGFCATHFLFPEPARRSRLRRVRQALLLRRSWCMLTVVLALASSAFAQSTVQHRNPYLGWSTFSQQTIDSSFLTQSNVSAESDALAASGLEAHGFQYINIDSGWMGSFDGYGRPIPDTTTFPDIQALIAHIHANGQKVGIYWIPGVEYPAVAANSPILGTQYHIQDILTVPYTAGNAFGGSGTSPYHYKIDFSKPGAQEYMNSVVALFASWGVDLIKLDGVTPGSDSYGLSIDNRDDVAAWSKAIAASGRPIWLTISWALDEDYLSVWQEYANARRIDQDVECEGDCSKLTNWPRIYERFRDLPGWESAAGFEVGWNDLDSLELLNGSADGLTREEKRSALNLWVLANAPITLGGDLRSIDTFGKELLSNDEVLAVDQSGSPAKQVLDGDLEVWVSDLGHGDYNVGIFNMNATVVRAQIPWSLLGFGQATDVRDVWLHRELGSVPGGFSTVLAGHGSRLLRVHGIGKPASAPSTNYEAENATLSGSASVAECNACSGGEKVGNLGLGAANTVTFENVTVPRSGEYLMEVDSMTIGLRSFLYNVNGGSFQTLNCSGGSFEIPASTTVPVYLKKGVNTISFGNPPSYPPDLDRIVIRGNGDFPAPSTTSYEAEVATLNGSASAVFSNYSSGLAKAGNLGGGAGNTVTFEQVTVPSDGTYQLEIDYQTSGLRSFFMSVNGAAATELDLNGDTFSDPTPTVVPVTLHAGTNTIEFGNASGYAPDLDRIVVAPRLGHP from the coding sequence ATGAGTGTTAGAGGTTTTCTTCGCAGTCGGGTTGGATTTTGTGCCACCCACTTCCTTTTCCCTGAACCTGCAAGACGGTCGAGATTGCGTCGCGTAAGGCAGGCGCTCTTGCTTCGGCGAAGCTGGTGCATGTTAACAGTCGTGCTGGCTTTGGCTTCATCAGCCTTTGCACAGAGCACGGTTCAACATCGCAACCCCTATTTAGGTTGGAGTACATTCAGCCAGCAGACAATCGATTCGTCATTCCTCACGCAGAGCAATGTCTCAGCGGAGTCTGATGCCTTGGCTGCTTCAGGGCTTGAAGCGCACGGATTTCAGTACATCAACATCGATTCAGGTTGGATGGGCAGCTTTGACGGCTACGGCCGGCCAATTCCGGATACAACGACATTTCCAGACATTCAGGCACTGATTGCACATATCCATGCGAATGGGCAGAAGGTCGGGATCTACTGGATTCCAGGTGTAGAGTATCCAGCTGTGGCGGCGAATTCGCCTATTCTCGGAACGCAGTACCACATTCAGGACATCCTTACAGTGCCTTATACAGCGGGGAATGCTTTTGGAGGGTCGGGGACTTCGCCGTATCACTACAAGATTGATTTTTCAAAGCCAGGCGCGCAGGAATATATGAATTCGGTCGTGGCGCTGTTTGCTTCGTGGGGCGTGGACCTGATCAAGCTCGATGGAGTTACACCGGGATCGGATAGCTACGGACTCTCTATTGATAACCGTGACGACGTAGCTGCATGGTCAAAGGCGATTGCAGCAAGTGGCCGTCCGATCTGGCTGACGATTTCCTGGGCTCTCGATGAGGATTACCTCAGCGTATGGCAGGAGTACGCGAATGCGCGGCGTATCGATCAGGATGTAGAGTGCGAAGGTGATTGTTCAAAGCTGACGAACTGGCCTCGCATCTATGAACGCTTCCGGGATCTGCCGGGATGGGAGAGTGCTGCGGGGTTCGAAGTGGGATGGAACGACCTCGATTCGCTGGAGTTGCTCAATGGCTCTGCAGACGGTCTGACGCGGGAAGAGAAGCGGTCGGCATTGAATCTATGGGTACTGGCGAATGCACCGATTACTCTAGGTGGCGATCTGCGCAGCATCGATACATTTGGCAAAGAGCTGTTGAGCAACGATGAGGTGCTTGCTGTAGACCAGAGTGGCAGTCCGGCGAAGCAGGTGCTCGATGGCGACCTGGAAGTGTGGGTGAGCGATCTTGGCCATGGTGATTACAACGTCGGTATTTTCAATATGAATGCAACCGTTGTGCGCGCGCAAATCCCATGGAGCTTGCTTGGCTTTGGGCAGGCAACGGATGTGCGTGATGTATGGCTGCATCGTGAGCTCGGTTCTGTGCCTGGGGGCTTTTCGACGGTACTAGCGGGCCATGGTTCACGACTGCTGCGGGTGCACGGCATTGGAAAGCCTGCCTCTGCTCCTTCAACAAACTATGAGGCAGAAAATGCAACGCTGAGCGGCTCGGCCTCGGTAGCAGAATGCAATGCCTGTTCAGGCGGAGAGAAGGTTGGCAATCTGGGACTTGGTGCGGCGAATACTGTGACATTTGAAAATGTGACGGTGCCGCGGAGCGGAGAATATCTGATGGAGGTGGACTCGATGACAATCGGTCTTAGGTCCTTCCTCTATAACGTGAATGGTGGCTCTTTCCAGACGCTTAACTGCAGCGGTGGAAGCTTCGAGATTCCGGCCAGCACAACGGTGCCGGTGTATCTGAAGAAAGGTGTGAATACCATTTCCTTTGGCAATCCGCCCAGTTATCCGCCCGATCTTGATCGCATCGTGATTCGCGGCAACGGTGATTTTCCCGCTCCATCCACAACGAGCTATGAAGCAGAAGTTGCTACGCTCAATGGTTCGGCGAGTGCGGTCTTCAGCAACTACTCCTCGGGACTTGCTAAGGCGGGAAACCTCGGTGGTGGAGCAGGGAACACGGTCACATTCGAGCAAGTGACTGTGCCGAGTGATGGAACTTATCAGCTCGAGATCGATTATCAAACCAGCGGCTTGCGCTCGTTCTTTATGAGTGTGAATGGAGCGGCGGCGACGGAACTCGATCTGAATGGCGATACCTTTAGCGATCCAACTCCGACGGTAGTTCCTGTGACGCTGCACGCGGGGACAAATACGATTGAGTTCGGCAACGCATCAGGTTATGCACCGGATCTGGATCGTATTGTCGTAGCCCCGAGACTTGGACACCCCTGA
- a CDS encoding glycosyl hydrolase — protein MAAHRSTILALALLGCASAAAFAQEPDPLGFLNPPPEAHPRVWWHWMNGNISKGGIDLDLHWMHSVGIDGFQMFDAAISTPQVVPKRLVYMTPEWQDAFRFATRTADELGMEEAIAGSPGWSETGGPWVPASQGMKKYVWSETFVEGGRPFHGILAHPPSDTGAFQNLSSHETITAPDGSQTSPQFYADSVVVAYRMPADALAMKASQPRITFSGDNADAALLSDGDFTKTVDVPIAEDGEAWVQYEFSSPQTIRGLSLAMKTNSGLEAQITGTANPEIDLESSEDGTTFRKVVDIPRGRSQESTISFPAVKARFYRVVFKKNPPKELPARIRNMDPKALEAARSKAKNTFDIEELRLFSDAHVNHFEEKAAFVPVPNLYDLATPEFPSDTTVAKHDVIDLTSKMKADGTLDWTPPSGHWVVLRFGYSLLGITNHPATAEATGLEVDKLNRRYVANYMDQYLDSYKRTVGAEEMGKRGIQYVITDSWEAGAQNWTDDMVADFKRLRGYDPTPWMPVLAGQVVQSAADSDRFLWDFRKTIADLTADEHYGQIEASLKARDMGHYGESHESGRAFIADGMEVKKLDDIPMSAMWTQTPGVNNVIYRYNADDRESASVAHIYGQNIAAAESMTAGNAPWGWSPATLKPTADQEFLNGINRIVIHESAHQPLIGKAPGLTLGPYGQWFNRNETWAKEAGPWISYLARTSYLLQQGHYAADIVYFYGEDSNLTAIFENSSPAIPPGHGFDYINADALIHELHVANDGSLTTASGMHYRLLGLDSFSKHMSLPVLRAIYQLVQSGATVAGPKPLDDPSLADDQVEFKRLSEELFGSEPSVRHVGRGTVYAGRPLTEVFQAMHIAPDFDYKGAGDDPSVLFAHRTVSNGEIYFIDNRSDHEASIDASFRVMGKAPEIWKAETGTSEPVSYEIANGRTNVPLHLEAWGTAFVVFRQSTTESSHQVPPLLETNLETLQGPWTVSFEAGRGAPSSITMQSLASWSENTDPGVRYFSGSGTYTKSLEAPQAWFQSGSKLYLDLGAVKELARVTINGKDLGVTWHAPYRIDVSHALHPGKNDISIRVINLWVNRLIGDQQPDATVKYTFADVTPYHADSPLLPSGLLGPVRVIRVSTTK, from the coding sequence ATGGCCGCTCATCGCAGCACAATCCTTGCTTTAGCGCTGCTTGGCTGCGCGTCTGCAGCCGCATTTGCGCAGGAACCGGACCCACTAGGGTTTCTGAACCCTCCGCCTGAAGCGCATCCGCGGGTATGGTGGCACTGGATGAACGGAAACATCAGCAAGGGTGGCATTGACCTGGACCTGCACTGGATGCACAGCGTAGGCATCGACGGATTCCAGATGTTCGATGCGGCCATTTCCACGCCACAGGTTGTTCCCAAGCGTCTCGTATACATGACGCCGGAATGGCAGGATGCCTTCCGCTTTGCCACCAGGACGGCTGATGAACTCGGCATGGAAGAAGCCATCGCCGGATCGCCAGGCTGGAGCGAAACCGGAGGACCATGGGTACCTGCCTCGCAGGGCATGAAGAAATATGTGTGGAGTGAGACATTCGTCGAGGGCGGAAGACCATTCCACGGAATACTTGCGCATCCTCCGAGCGATACAGGCGCCTTCCAGAATCTCTCCTCGCACGAAACAATCACCGCGCCGGATGGATCTCAAACCTCTCCTCAGTTCTATGCAGACTCTGTCGTGGTCGCCTATCGCATGCCTGCCGATGCGCTTGCGATGAAAGCATCTCAGCCCCGCATTACATTCAGTGGAGACAACGCGGATGCCGCGCTGCTCTCGGACGGTGACTTCACAAAGACAGTAGATGTTCCCATCGCCGAAGACGGAGAGGCCTGGGTCCAGTATGAGTTTTCATCCCCACAAACAATTCGCGGGCTATCACTCGCGATGAAGACGAACTCCGGCCTGGAGGCACAGATCACCGGGACAGCAAATCCCGAGATTGATTTGGAATCCAGTGAGGATGGAACGACCTTCCGCAAGGTTGTAGACATCCCTCGCGGCAGATCGCAGGAGTCCACGATCTCTTTTCCCGCTGTAAAGGCACGATTTTATCGCGTTGTCTTCAAGAAGAACCCTCCCAAAGAGCTGCCTGCACGGATCAGGAACATGGACCCGAAAGCACTCGAGGCGGCAAGGAGCAAGGCAAAGAATACCTTCGACATCGAAGAGTTGCGCCTCTTCAGTGATGCTCATGTGAATCATTTTGAAGAGAAGGCCGCATTTGTTCCAGTGCCGAACCTCTACGATCTTGCCACACCAGAGTTCCCCTCAGATACCACGGTGGCAAAGCACGATGTTATCGATCTCACTAGCAAGATGAAGGCTGACGGCACTCTGGACTGGACTCCGCCATCGGGCCACTGGGTAGTCCTGCGATTTGGCTATTCGCTGCTCGGCATAACCAATCATCCGGCTACGGCCGAAGCCACAGGCCTCGAAGTCGACAAACTGAACCGCAGATACGTCGCAAACTATATGGATCAGTATCTCGACAGCTACAAACGCACGGTCGGTGCAGAGGAGATGGGCAAGCGCGGCATTCAATATGTGATTACGGACAGCTGGGAAGCTGGCGCACAGAACTGGACAGACGACATGGTGGCAGATTTCAAGCGGCTGCGCGGCTACGATCCTACGCCATGGATGCCCGTTCTAGCGGGACAGGTTGTGCAGAGCGCAGCGGATAGCGATCGCTTCCTGTGGGACTTCCGCAAGACGATTGCTGATCTGACAGCCGATGAGCACTATGGTCAGATCGAGGCATCACTGAAGGCGCGCGACATGGGCCACTATGGTGAATCGCATGAATCCGGGCGCGCTTTTATCGCAGATGGCATGGAAGTAAAAAAACTTGATGATATTCCGATGTCTGCCATGTGGACGCAAACGCCTGGCGTGAACAACGTGATATATCGCTACAACGCAGACGACCGCGAGTCAGCATCCGTGGCCCACATCTATGGCCAAAACATTGCTGCAGCCGAGTCTATGACCGCAGGGAATGCACCATGGGGCTGGTCGCCGGCTACTCTCAAGCCCACAGCAGATCAAGAGTTCCTCAATGGCATTAATCGTATCGTGATCCACGAGTCGGCCCATCAGCCACTTATCGGAAAAGCACCGGGATTGACACTCGGGCCCTACGGCCAATGGTTCAACAGGAACGAGACATGGGCCAAGGAAGCCGGCCCATGGATCAGCTACCTAGCACGTACCAGCTATCTTCTGCAGCAAGGTCACTATGCTGCAGACATTGTCTATTTCTACGGAGAAGATTCGAATCTAACAGCAATTTTCGAAAACTCGTCGCCCGCTATCCCTCCAGGGCATGGCTTCGACTACATCAATGCCGACGCACTGATCCATGAACTACACGTTGCGAACGATGGCTCGCTGACTACAGCGAGCGGAATGCATTATCGCCTGCTCGGCCTCGATTCGTTTTCAAAGCATATGTCTCTGCCAGTTCTACGAGCCATTTATCAGCTGGTGCAGTCTGGTGCAACGGTTGCAGGCCCCAAGCCGCTGGACGATCCGAGCCTCGCAGATGATCAGGTCGAGTTTAAACGCTTGAGCGAAGAGCTATTCGGCAGCGAACCTAGTGTGCGCCATGTGGGCAGGGGGACAGTCTATGCTGGCAGGCCGCTTACTGAAGTATTTCAGGCGATGCATATCGCCCCCGACTTTGACTATAAGGGAGCAGGCGACGATCCGTCCGTGCTCTTCGCACACCGCACTGTCAGCAATGGGGAGATCTATTTCATAGACAATCGCAGCGACCATGAGGCGTCGATCGATGCAAGTTTCCGAGTCATGGGCAAAGCCCCGGAAATCTGGAAGGCAGAAACCGGGACCTCCGAGCCGGTCTCGTACGAGATCGCCAATGGACGTACAAACGTTCCTCTTCACCTCGAAGCGTGGGGGACAGCCTTTGTTGTCTTCCGCCAGTCAACGACAGAATCATCCCACCAAGTGCCGCCATTACTGGAAACGAATCTAGAGACCTTGCAGGGACCGTGGACTGTCAGCTTCGAGGCTGGCCGCGGTGCTCCCTCCTCTATCACGATGCAGTCCCTTGCCTCCTGGAGTGAAAACACGGATCCGGGAGTCAGATACTTCTCGGGATCCGGAACATACACAAAATCTCTTGAAGCTCCACAGGCATGGTTTCAATCTGGCAGCAAACTCTATCTCGACCTTGGAGCGGTAAAAGAACTCGCACGCGTCACGATCAATGGAAAAGATCTAGGTGTAACCTGGCACGCGCCGTATCGAATCGATGTCTCGCACGCTTTACACCCAGGAAAGAATGACATATCCATTCGGGTAATTAACCTATGGGTTAATCGCCTGATCGGCGACCAGCAGCCGGATGCTACGGTGAAGTACACCTTTGCGGATGTAACCCCATATCATGCCGATTCCCCTCTTCTTCCTTCCGGACTGTTGGGACCTGTACGTGTGATCCGCGTTTCTACAACAAAGTAA